The Caldicellulosiruptor acetigenus DNA window AAAAATATAACTGAGTGGGAAGCATTTGTAACTAAAACTATGGATTATTGGATAACAGCAGGTAATAATCCTGCTGAAATTTTAGAACAATATATGGAAGTAACAGGAACGCCTCCAATGATGCCTGACTATGCAATGGGATTTTGGCAAAGTAAACTGAGGTATAGAAATACTCAAGAATTAATGGATGTAGCGTATGAATATAAAAGGCGTAATCTTCCTCTTGATGTAATTGTGATTGATTTTTTCCATTGGCCACATCAGGGAGACTGGAAATTTGATGAAGATTACTGGCCTCATCCAGAAAAAATGGTAGAAGAGCTCAGAAAAATGGGTATTGAAGTAATGGTATCTATATGGCCGACTGTTGAAAAAGAAAGCGAAAATTATGAAGAGATGCTTTCAAAGGGCTTACTTATGAGTACCGACCGGGGACCGCGAGTGACTATGCAGTTTGTCAATGACACTCTTTTTGTTGATATGACTAATCCCGAAGCACGTGAATTTATGTGGGGAAAAGTCAAAGAAAATTATTTTTCAAAAGGTATTAAAATGTACTGGCTTGATGAAGCTGAGCCAGAATTTCATAAATATGAATTTGATAATTATCGATATTATTTGGGACCATGTTTAGAAATAGGAAATATATATCCTCTATTGTATGCAAAAACTTTTTATGATGGATTGAAAAAGGAAGGTATTGAAAATATAATTAACTTAATTCGCTGTGCTTGGGCTGGTTCCCAACGCTATGGAGTGGTTGTGTGGTCGGGGGATATTGCATCCACCTTTGAATCATTGAGAAATCAAGTTGCATGTGGCCTAAATATGGCAATGGCGGGGATACCCTGGTGGACAAGCGACATAGGAGGTTTCTATGGTGGCGATCCAGAGGATCCTTCTTTTAGAGAATTGATAATCAGATGGTTTCAATTTGGAGCATTTTGTCCTGTTTTTCGTATACATGGCGATAGAAAGCCTTATATTCCACCGACGAGTAATAAAGGTGGAGGAAAAGTAGGTTCTGGTGGTCCTAATGAGGTATGGAGCTATGGAGAAGAAGCTTACGAAATTTTCAAGAAGTATCTCACTATACGTGAAAAACTTAAACCGTATATTAAAAGACAAATGTTACTCACACATAAAAAAGGAACACCTATAATGAGACCACTGTTTTACGATTTTCCATCTGATACAAAGTCATGGGAGATTGAAGATGAATTTATGTTTGGACCTGATATATTAGTTGCTCCTGTCTTATATGAAGGTATGAGAGAAAGAATTGTTTATCTACCTGAAGGTGCCCACTGGAGAGAGTGGGAAACAGGAAAAGTATATGAAGGTGGAAAAGAAATTATTTGCCAAGCTCCTTTAACTACAATACCGATTTTTATACGGGATGGAGTTGAGTTGTTGTAAATTGTAAATAGTTGGATTTGCAAATAAAAAAGGGCTTTGCATAAACAAAAAATTTGATAATCTGCAAAGTCCTTTAGTTTTCTTCGCCAAACTCTTTACACAAAAATATTTAAAGTCTCTTTTTACCTTCTAAATCGATACCAAGGCTGGCATTGCAAGTAGCTTGTTTAACTTTAGAATTGTCCTTAACTTCACTTCTGAATAACCGTCGATGATAAGAGCAAAAGCACTTGTGGGCAATTCTCTTTGTTTAAATGATTGAAGTTCATTTTTAAGGTCTTCTTTAATTTTTAGTATTTCATTTTCGGAATAGGGAAGATTCAAAACTTTCAAAGTTTGAACAAGAGAACTTTCAGAATAACCGTTGACAACTAAAGACATAAGAAGGTAAATGTATGAACTATCCACTCTTTTATAACAGTCGGGAAGGATAGAGGGACGAAAATTTAAAGTAGCGAGTGCGAGGGACAGAGAATTCAAGCTTGCCAACAGGTGTTGCTAGTTTTACTTCAATAAAAACCGTTGCCCTTGTCATTGTCATTTTTAGCAAGGCTACTTATCTTTCCGATAACATCAAGCAATCGAGCAAGTTTTACTTTCAGTTGCTTTAGAGCTGGGCGGTTAGGATCATCTTTGGAGCAATACATATTTAATACTTGCTCTACAGCCATGTTTTTAGCAGTTTCGTAAATTTCGTTTTTATTCATTCTCAGTAACCCCCTTTGATGATTATTTCAATACTAATTATACAGTGAACACAATTTTATTTTAACTCCCTATGGCTATTCCGGCAGAAAAGGCAGTAGAACTTAATGCAAGGTATTTGGAGCAGTTGAATTATAAATTTGTAAAAAGAAACTTCGATAATAATTTATGATAGAAGAAATAACAAAAAATAAATTTACAAGTTTGATAAAAAGGTAATTGTTAAAAACACTCTGTTGATAAATTGTTAGATTAATACCACTAAAAGACAAAGGTCAATTTTGTCCAACTTTAAGAAAGACTTTTTACAGGAGTTGTTCAATTAATTCATGTTATCTGAACGGTAAGTTTATTTTATAAATAACAACAGCAATAATTGTAATGGCTTTATAGTTAAAAGCTTACAGCACAAATTGGCAAATTTAAAGATTTATGTTAATTCCGAATTCTTAACTTGATTTTAGAAAAAATTTTTTAGATAATTAGGACAAAAAAAGACAATAAAATACCGAGCCACTCAGCATGGAAAAATTTAACTGGCAGCTTGTTTTGAGAAGATTATTAAATTAAGAAAATGGGATTAACTAAGTATTGTAAACATCACCTCTTTCTTGATATATTTGACCAAGGCTAGAGCATTGCAAAGATCAGAGGAATTAATCGTCTTGCGGTAAGGACAAGGGCACGTTTATGCTGATGACAGGTCAACCTCTGAGAGCTTCTTGTTGTAGAAGGCTTTATAACGGACTGTGTGCTACAGCACACAGTTAGCAGCCTCAACAAGATAGTATTCTGAGAATATTGGTTACCACACTTAGCTAATGAGGTTTCCTGGGCATTGAAATTGCCTGATTGGTATTGAGTCCAAACAAGGCCGGAGTATTTAGCTAAAGCAGCTTCATTTTTGAAGCGCTTGATATCACCGATTTCAGCGCAGATAGCAGCTGCAAGAACATCTCCTATGCCAGGGGATGGTGGTCAAGGTTTGGGAGAAAGCTTTAAGAAGTTTTGAGATTTCTTTGTCGAGTTTTTTAAGTTGTTCTTGCATAAATCTAATATTTTCAAGAGTCATAGACAAAGCTAAGGCATTTGCCTCAGCCAACAGAGGATGTAATCTGTATGAACGATTAGCAGCGGTTTTAAGTATTTCAGCGATTTTATTGACATCTGATAATCTGTTGTTGCCGTTGTCAGATACAAATTTAATTAAATCTTCTAAAGACATGGAAGCAATGTCATCTGGGGTGAAGTTTTCGATGATAGCGCAAGATGCCTTACCGAAGATATCAGAAAATGGACAGTCTTGAGAGTAAGTAGAGAATTTAAGGTATATGAGATTGAGAGCTCTGTTTTTTTCGCGAGTTAGATTATGAACAAGGTGGTAGCGCATTCTGGTAAGGCGTTGTAGCGCAGCATATTTAAAATCAGGCAAAGGTGTTGGATTCAGCTTACTGAACCTAACGCATTCAGCGATGATAATTGCATCGATGCTATCTGTTTTAGGCAAGAAAGTGTAGATTTTTTTAAAGCCTTTGACTATGCTTGGGTTGAGAACATAAAAAGTTGGTTTATATGGCAGCAGTTCAGATGAAGAAGCAAGATACAAGTGCAGATGCCAAGCGTAATGTGAAGTTGCTTCCATGCCAAACTTAATACAGGATAGATTATACTGGCTGAGGCAATCAATAACTCTTTTGATTAATTCGTTAGCGCCTTCTTGATCGTTAGGCAAGGAAAAAGGTTTTTTAATCAAGTGA harbors:
- a CDS encoding TIM-barrel domain-containing protein — protein: MARLFSVHGDKLVSKYDKEILWIEAWGRNSLRVRATQEGSMPENDWALLPKTEISSNNIEIKILDNRGIIRNGNICAVIEPTGDIKFYNSENKIILQEYTSRFAGGLRKKGREFQPILGGSYRLTVRFESEPDEKLYGMGQYQQPFLNLKGCALELAHRNSQSSVPFLVSNIGYGFLWNNPAIGRVVFGKNITEWEAFVTKTMDYWITAGNNPAEILEQYMEVTGTPPMMPDYAMGFWQSKLRYRNTQELMDVAYEYKRRNLPLDVIVIDFFHWPHQGDWKFDEDYWPHPEKMVEELRKMGIEVMVSIWPTVEKESENYEEMLSKGLLMSTDRGPRVTMQFVNDTLFVDMTNPEAREFMWGKVKENYFSKGIKMYWLDEAEPEFHKYEFDNYRYYLGPCLEIGNIYPLLYAKTFYDGLKKEGIENIINLIRCAWAGSQRYGVVVWSGDIASTFESLRNQVACGLNMAMAGIPWWTSDIGGFYGGDPEDPSFRELIIRWFQFGAFCPVFRIHGDRKPYIPPTSNKGGGKVGSGGPNEVWSYGEEAYEIFKKYLTIREKLKPYIKRQMLLTHKKGTPIMRPLFYDFPSDTKSWEIEDEFMFGPDILVAPVLYEGMRERIVYLPEGAHWREWETGKVYEGGKEIICQAPLTTIPIFIRDGVELL